A DNA window from Helianthus annuus cultivar XRQ/B chromosome 15, HanXRQr2.0-SUNRISE, whole genome shotgun sequence contains the following coding sequences:
- the LOC110913742 gene encoding ATP-dependent DNA helicase PIF1-like: protein MRLTVGSSASDAEEIKQFAKWLLDIGEGNVGGLNDGEASIEIPSDLLITDTSDPISTLIDFVYPSILENFNNQNYFSEEREYLSSDSLCQSENPNATQQKLYSPDVLNGLKVSGLPNHRLALKVGVPVMLLRNIDQQNGLCNGTRLQVKKMYNHVIEAEIISGGNIGTRTYIPRISLIPSDKKIPFEFQRRQFPLAVCFAMTINKSQGQSLSRVGLYLKQQVFTHGQLYVALSRVKTRQGVKLLILDNDGKPTNKTTNVVYKEVFRDL, encoded by the exons ATGAGGTTAACAGTTGGAAGTTCAGCATCGGACGCTGAAGAAATAAAACAATTTGCAAAATGGCTTTTGGATATAGGTGAGGGAAATGTTGGTGGTCTAAATGATGGAGAAGCATCAATTGAAATACCAAGCGACCTTCTGATCACTGATACATCGGACCCCATTTCAACTTTAATTGATTTTGTGTATCCTTCAATTCTTGAAAACTTCAACAATCAAAATTATTTCA GCGAAGAACGAGAATATCTTAGTTCAGACAGTCTTTGTCAGTCTGAAAATCCAAACGCTACACAACAAAAACTATACTCTCCTGATGTGCTTAACGGTCTTAAAGTATCCGGCTTACCTAATCATAGGCTAGCACTAAAAGTAGGCGTGCCGGTGATGCTATTACGTAACATTGACCAACAAAATGGTCTTTGCAATGGTACACGACTACAAGTCAAAAAAATGTATAACCATGTAATAGAAGCCGAGATAATATCCGGAGGGAACATAGGCACTCGCACTTATATACCAAGGATTAGTTTGATACCTTCTGATAAAAAAATTCCTTTTGAGTTTCAAAGGAGACAATTTCCGTTGGCTGTTTGTTTCGCAATGACTATTAACAAGAGTCAGGGACAATCACTGTCTAGAGTTGGTCTGTATCTGAAACAGCAAGTTTTCACCCATGGTCAGCTGTATGTTGCTTTATCGAGAGTTAAAACCAGACAAGGAGTTAAACTTCTGATTTTGGACAATGACGGCAAACCTACTAATAAAACGACAAATGTAGTTTACAAAGAAGTATTTCGTGACTTGTGA